DNA from Biomphalaria glabrata chromosome 14, xgBioGlab47.1, whole genome shotgun sequence:
TTGCCTTAAATAGTTTCACATTTATATGCATTTGTATATTGATTGATATTTGTATATTGATTGATATTTGTACATTGATTGATATTTGTATAATGATCTATCTGAAACGTTTTCAACACTGCTAAAACATTCAATCAAGATTCCCAAGATTCCATTTTTTACCCTATATCTAGTTTATGCTAATTAATTATCGTCTAGAAAAATATGACTATCTTACCCCCACCCCTGTTCAAAGTGACCTAATCACACGGACTTCTAATGGTCAGTCATTATTGTGTGCGGTCAAGCGTGACACCTTACTCAGACTTGTAACTAGCCCGCTCTTTCTGTTCTGGCTAGCACCATGAAGCAGACGCTGAAGAAAGTAATAATTCTATTAATTGTATGACATTCACTACCACGTATGTCCCTCAGTTTTTTGGACAATAGGAACTAGTGTCATTCGTAGGCCTTGCTTTTTTTAGAAGCTAGTGTCATTCGTAGGCCTTGCTTTTtttggagctagtgtcattcgtaggccttgttttttttttggagctagtgtcattcgtaggtcttgctttttttttggagctagtgtcattcgtaggccttgcttttttttatctctcacccttttcttctgccagcactGTTTTCATGTCCTctgcaacctgtgcgccagttttcacatcGCGACGACATGATTCTCTATCGTATGCGTCTTTCTCCCAAGTGGCAGGGTTAACATAATCTTATGACACTTAGCAAGGCACCGGCATctaattttctttattgatgtttttaaaaataatttctgtctttatagaaattttaattaattagtcatTTTAATGGAAACATAACATTAATGCAGACCGAGTTAAATGTAAATATGAATGGTTGATAAACTAGCATTCATCTTAAAACACAGAAAACAATCACTGATTACAGTGTTTCCGACTGACAATATTCaaaatcaatatttattgtaaatattttgtttccaatATGATTATAAATAACGACAATTTTGCAGATTCATTGTTTCATTCATGTGAACAGCTTACCGACAGAATTGTTAAGAATGTTTTCCATAGTAAGTATATTTCTCATTAATATTGGGACTCGAAGACAGGCctcattgttattgttattattattattttaattattatgttagaaatgaatgaGTATTCATTTTCTAGCGCTGTCAGTGTCgagttactattattattataaccatattattattattattattatctatcatgcaaacattatttttaataaatttgatttattcttttatttaaagaGATTACACCACAGCTTTCATAAAAATTGTTTAGGTAAAATATGTTTAAcgtaacaattattttttttacacatgtaGGCTCTattgaaaatacttttaatgaCTATTGAAATGATAttctcttattttttaaatgtaatatatactAGCTGGATATGACCCGCGACATGAGCCCCTAAGCTTGGGGATTACTGAtttagtggattggatttagatctatgtcaaacatggcgaatGATTCCTTaacttttctgtttattttgtcaagaaaattaaaatagcatGTAAAAATGAGTGTTCTGATGTCTAAGAAAAGGAATCTACACGAAGACTctgtttattaattgttattattaatgtctacagtattaATTTATTTCTCAGTGACAACAGAACAATGGGTTTACCagatttattaaaaagtttcgttcttaaatagaattaaatttagtttctttttatttttagagcCTTCCGGTTGTAGTGGGAAATGTAACACACACTATAGTCTCCGCCGTCAACAAATGAAATTTTGTCCCCAgttttattaaaattgtttaagcagttttaatttctatgcaaatacatacatatatacatacatacatacatacatacatacacacaaacatacatacatacatacatacatacatacatacatacatacatacatacatatatacatgcacatatacatacacacatacacacattcacacatacatacatacatacaaacatacatacataaatacatacatacttacatacatacatacatacatagggcctacattcatacatacatctaTACATAAATgtatactccttacattctactttatatattagataaacgaaaataataaactattactgtttttttttctaagtatgTTTCTTTCATTTGTATTACTCACAGCCTAAAGTAAACTGGGTTGGCTTATGTGTGTTGCTCATCGTATCAAGCGGAGGTTTGTACTTagtgtcttcattttgttttttattttatatatatataacgcgCTGATGTTGGACTACGGTTGACATACTTCTTAGACCAATCTGTTTTAGCCTTCCTGCCTGTCTATATTACCACACACAAATAGACACGGTAAatcatgggtgtagccagggggggggggggttggggttcaacccccccccccccccgaaatgacccgaattcagtgactgattttttgctttaattttgtttattttaggtgagattttaatactaaatcatcacttaccacagcacagccgaacgggttttgagataaaaatccctctaccaggctcaaaaccccctgccatgggttttgagtttaaaaccccctaccagaggattttgagtaaaaaaaaaactcctaccaaggggttttgaaaacctctctcttcaatattattttaaagcaaactacagtctccaaattctatgatcgtagctaaatggggttttgaatttaaaaaacaaaaacaaaaaaaaacagatgattttgacgataaaactttccttttcgatataaaatctaaagcgaaatacaggtatgtaattccaagagcgtagtcatgagaggttacaaatttctaccagtggctgggcttcattaataaagtgtgaatagttatctgccaaaattgaaaaacactcaatgtggctcaacaaagatggctaagacagattttaggagtcagttatagagatcgggtcttaatcaaagaaatcatatgccgaactgtgagtcgaacccttagtaaggttgtgacagagcgtcgcatgaggttttgcgggacatgttctccgacaaaatgaattacgcaaaataagagttgcggaaacagcttaccgaaaaatgcgccgaacggcgcgagagggtctaagtcagtaagaatagcacattaggtttttgaaataaaactttttaatagcaagataatgcactgtagatacctcagaatatgcatttcgTTGGCTTTCagtaccagaaatagtgctcggcggcggggctttgcccctCGCTGGGGGAGCACtacgagctcccccagacccccttgctggcaaggaaGGGGAGTCTACAAgatttccactaattccaggaagaatctattctagggcacaataaacgtcttccgaaagggtcagaatgtaataaagattaattatgtacacgcgcacacacatatgtattttttttccgcgaggggggggcggggggaatCCACCccaaacctccccccccccccgaaaaaaaatcctgtctaCGCCCATGCTGTAAATTGAAAGGAAACACATCTTTCCCAAAAACTTATTGGCCTTTATATATTTATCGCATAATTCTGTTGGAATCCTCTAATAGAAATCTCTCATTTCCTACCACGAACTTTTAGACCGCCCCCGCCGAGCTCTCAACAAGTAATGTTAACTTTCCCACAACTCTAAATAGCTTCCACATTTGACAACAATTAGCATTTTAGAAGTCAAAGAGTCAACATTTTCATTGATGCATTTTGTGTTAAGCATATTAAAGCCTGcgtcattaaaaaacaacaactggtttAGACGATCACTCATTTGTTTATCAATATTTCACTTAAAGCGTCCAAAATGACTGCTAAGGTACAGTTAAATCTTCAGAGCGAACGTTTTGCTTGTTAATCAATATGTTACCCATGCtatttatcttttaattcaattttttttttgttaattcacAGAGTCAGCTGGTTCGGATGGAATACAAATATTTCATGAGGGAGACGACATACCGATCAAAGCGATGATTCAACATACAGTACATGAGGAACTGAAAATAGCTTGGTATAAAGGAGTTGATATAGTGTCAATTTGTTCTCTATCAGATGGGTGTTCTCAATACTCTACAGAAATTGAAACATCTCTAAGTAAATCGGTCGTTGAAGAATGTTTCGAGAGCGTGATAACAATCAAACATGCTAGTAAAAAGCAATGTGATCTCTGGACACTAAAATATCTTGGACTTGCCAGAGTAGAGAAGCCTGGGGAGCTGTATCACTGCCAGATAAGTTTTAAGAGTAAGTATTTTCTTCGCAATATCATAGGAGTTGACCAGAATTGAATAATtagtaaaaacatattttatttctatattgctTTTTAAAACCGTTCTCTTTATATCAGTCGTGTGATTGTGTACAGTAGGGACTAGGCTAGCCACCTAAcagttttaaataatgataTTTACATTACTTAAAATGAAGCAGTTTACAATTATTGAAATGTGCGAGTGTCCAAAATTCGAATTGGACTTTACAGGTCATAGCACCTAAAACTTATGTTAGCAGCGCGTGCCTACACGTTATACCACTTAACTTTTATTCTTATTCGTTGGATCACTTCATCACAGTAACAGGTGTTTTGTCCAGCGGGCCTTATTCAACACCATTTTATCCATTTGAAAAATATTGGCATTACTGTTTGTAATATTTATCTTGTTAAtgttattagtaaaaaaaaatagatagatagacacacacacacatatgtatatatatatatatatatagatagatagatagatatagatagatagatagatagatagatagatag
Protein-coding regions in this window:
- the LOC106052600 gene encoding uncharacterized protein LOC106052600, with the protein product MFSIPKVNWVGLCVLLIVSSGESAGSDGIQIFHEGDDIPIKAMIQHTVHEELKIAWYKGVDIVSICSLSDGCSQYSTEIETSLSKSVVEECFESVITIKHASKKQCDLWTLKYLGLARVEKPGELYHCQISFKNTSKADIERSCKDPPRATALKNDNGYTTDEVINTTLKSDNDYTTNIVIIMAVLACIITSVVVLSGIVCVKKMLPLLRKQKTTQHLTTNLKQVYRNGMNIDVWLKSMDGKYGKEKNDSEISLI